The DNA sequence AACCTCACCATAGATATTGACCAAGGGACCGCCCGAATTGCCTTGATTTATCGCTGCATCCGTTTGGATAAAATCGTTTATATTATTTCTGTTCGGTCCGCCTGAACGGCCTACCGCACTTACAATACCGCTTGTAACAGTAGATACATAACCCATAGGAGCACCGATTGCGTACGTAAGATCTCCTACCTGTACGGTGTTTGAGTCCCCCAACACGGCAACCCTTAAATCCTTATCATAATCGAAGGAAACAAGGGCAACGTCCTTCCTCTGATCAGAACCGATTAACTTACCTTGAACCTTATCCCCGTTATAAAGCATAACGGAAATTGTCTTGGCATTGCCCGTAACATGCTGGTTTGTCAAAACATAATAGGTCTTTCCGGTTTTTCTTACGATAACGCCGGAGCCCATACCTTCGGCTTCATATTCTCTTTCGCCCTGACCGTCTTTTTGGTCCTGAGGGCGGTTAAAGAAAAACCAAGGAAAGCCGTCTATATTGTTTTGAACCTTTCTTGTTTCTACAACATCAAGGGTAACTACCGAGGGTAAAATCATGGAAGTAAGCTCTCGATTTGCTTTTTGAAGAGATTCAAGAGCCGAAACAGACTCTTTGCTCAACTCCGTTCTTAAACCGGAATCGGCATATACTGTTGCTGCATTTTCGGGATTACTTGAACATCGAGCTGAAAGAAAAACAACCGAAACAAGCATAATCAATAAAATTCCGGCCATTGTTGAAATCGGATTTTTTAATTTACGCATATATAACCTCACTACATAATTATAATACTAAAACAAGAGCTTTTAAGTCAAGTTACATAAAAAAATTGTCGAAAATTTGTTTATTACCTTGTTTTTTTTTATATTTG is a window from the Treponema denticola genome containing:
- a CDS encoding Do family serine endopeptidase; translated protein: MRKLKNPISTMAGILLIMLVSVVFLSARCSSNPENAATVYADSGLRTELSKESVSALESLQKANRELTSMILPSVVTLDVVETRKVQNNIDGFPWFFFNRPQDQKDGQGEREYEAEGMGSGVIVRKTGKTYYVLTNQHVTGNAKTISVMLYNGDKVQGKLIGSDQRKDVALVSFDYDKDLRVAVLGDSNTVQVGDLTYAIGAPMGYVSTVTSGIVSAVGRSGGPNRNNINDFIQTDAAINQGNSGGPLVNIYGEVIGINNWIVSSSGGSQGLAFSIPINNLKKAIDDFITSGEIKYGWLGVQLLEINDKFRENLNLKDIEGAFAGQVFLGSPADKGGIKPGDYITEVNSTKVKNVDDILRIIADLKPGEAASFKVLRKGKEISATVKIEERDEKNVADSSKLWPGFVPSPLTEEIIKQLELKKGQTGVLVTSLQAKSPAAVMSLQPGDLIVKVNGKDVKDVLSFYDELLNAKGEIWFDFIREGHNLVTPKIKR